A stretch of Panthera tigris isolate Pti1 chromosome E2, P.tigris_Pti1_mat1.1, whole genome shotgun sequence DNA encodes these proteins:
- the LOC102971318 gene encoding vomeronasal type-1 receptor 2-like produces the protein MASTDVKFAVIFLFQIVFGILGNFWFFHHFTSHYLRGYGAKSTGLILRHLTLINSLVILSRGIPETMAAFELKSFLSDFGCKVVFFVHRVARGMSIDTTCLLSVFQAITISPWGSRWAMLKGKASQYIGPSNILCWTLNIILHIMVPVYVTDKWNSRNTSRTMDFGYCTSKLQDKHTDLLYMLLISVHDVLCLGLITWTSVFMVSILHRHRHQVQYIHRTKVPPTSSPEIRATQSILVLVSTFVFFYTFSSIIYIYFSVFYKTCWWLMTTSALINSGFPTACPFILLSHNHCVSRFFSVCMGRNTHFPRLIREI, from the coding sequence ATGGCCTCAACAGATGTGAAATTTGCTGTGATCTTCTTATTCCAGATAGTTTTTGGAATCCTGGGAAACTTCTGGTTCTTCCACCATTTTACATCCCATTACCTCAGGGGATACGGGGCAAAGTCCACAGGCTTGATTCTCAGGCACTTGACTTTAATCAACTCCTTGGTGATTCTCTCTCGAGGAATCCCAGAGACCATGGCAGCTTTTGAGCTGAAATCTTTTCTCAGTGACTTTGGATGcaaagttgttttctttgttcacaGAGTGGCCCGGGGTATGTCCATCGACACCACCTGCCTCTTGAGTGTCTTCCAAGCCATCACCATCAGTCCCTGGGGCTCCAGGTGGGCAATGCTTAAAGGGAAAGCTTCCCAATACATTGGCCCCTCAAATATCCTCTGCTGGACTCTGAACATAATACTCCATATTATGGTTCCTGTGTATGTGACTGACAAATGGAACAGCAGAAACACTTCAagaactatggactttggatacTGTACTTCTAAACTGCAAGACAAACACACAGACTTACTATATATGTTGTTGATATCTGTCCATGATGTTTTGTGCTTGGGGCTCATAACTTGGACCAGTGTGTTCATGGTTTCCATCCTGCACAGGCACAGGCATCAGGTCCAATACATTCATAGAACCAAAGTGCCCCCTACGTCCTCCCCTGAGATCAGAGCCACTCAAAGTATCCTTGtcctggtgagcacctttgtatttttttacacCTTCTCCtccattatttacatttatttttctgttttttataagaCCTGCTGGTGGCTGATGACCACCTCCGCCCTAATCAATTCAGGTTTCCCAACTGCCTGCCCCTTTATTCTCCTGAGTCACAACCACTGTGTATCCAGATTCTTCTCTGTGTGCATGGGAAGAAATACACACTTCCCTCgtctcatcagagaaatataa